The segment ATGATATAGTTGAGCTTTCTCTTTATTGGTCATGGTGGATTCAGATATGAGAGAGTGACTATTGATACCAAGATTAGGATCCTCCATGTAGTATAGGCCATTCCATTCTCTAGCATGTCCAATCGTCCTCCCTGAGTTTTTGTCCTGAAATACACAATAGTTGTTATGAAAAACAACGTTACAAGAGAGATCTTTTGTGAGTTTCTGTACAGAAATCAGATTGGTGGACAATTTAGGGACATGAAGGACATGTTTTAATGTTATAGATGGGCTTATTTGGACTTCTCCTTCACCTGCGGCAGTTATACATGTTCCATCTGCTGTGGAAATTTTCTTGTTGCTAGGACATGGGATATATGTGGAGAAGTATTTAGGTAGAGGGGTCATATGGTCAGTAGCACCTGAATCTAGTATCCAGAAATGAGTAAAGGGTGTATCTGAAGCAGTAAGTCCAAAAGAAAATGGAAACTTACCAGAATATGTTAAGGAGCACATACCTGAGGGCTTCTCCAATTTACTAAGGAAGGACCTTACCCTTTCTATCTCTTCATGATTCAGCTGGACAGATTCTTCTCCTTGTCCATTAACAATGTGTGCTTGTCTTTGTCCTTCCCTTTTTGGAGGGCCTCCTTTCTGGCCCCATTCTCTGCTTGGGGGTTTTCCATGTAATTTCCAGCACTTTTCCCTTGTGTGGCGCGGCTTGTTGCAGTAGGTACACCAGACTTCCTCCTGTTTTTTCTCTATATTGGAAAACCTGCTTTTCTTCTGGTTAGTTAGCATGGCTGTTCCTCCTTCAGCTTTCATTGCTGAGCTTTCAGTAGTTGGGGTCTCCAACATCAGTCCTCTCCTGCTTTCTTCACTTCGAATAATGGCTACCACTTCATTAAGCCCTGGGACTTTCTCTTTTCCCAAGATTTGGATTCGAACCTGATCATATTCAGGATTCAGGCCTACCAAGAAATCATAGACTCTATCTTGTTCAATATACTCCTTAAGGATTGCTGAGTCTTCTGAACATTTTGCTTTTATAACTCGGTAGTGATCCAATTCCATCCATAGGGACTTGAGTTGATTGGCATATTCTGTAACAGATTTGTTTCCCTGCTTGGCAGCCACGGTTTTCACTTTTACATCATATATTTGAGCAGCATCCTTGGCCTTAGAATAGGTTTGTTCTACTGCCTCCCAAATTTCCTTTGCTGATTTAAGGAACATGCAGGTATCACTGATTTCTGGGACCATTGAATTCCACAGCCATGCCATGATCATGGAGTCTTCTTCATCCCATGATTTGAACTTGGCATCCTGTTCATCAGGGGCCATATCAGTCAGGTGACTGacctttccttttcctttcaAGATGGTTCTAATGAGTTGAGACCATTTGAGATAATTTTTTCCATTTAATCTATAAGCAGAATGAACATTCTGCAATTCTCCAGCAGTTTGGAATCTGTCCCCAATAGGATTCACGATCTCAGTGATCTCAGCCATCACAGTGATGAACAGTAGCGGCGGTGAACAGTAACCGTGATGAACAGTGCGTGGTGAACAGTAACCGCGGTGAACAGTAGCCGCGGTGAAGGCTACACAGCAATGAAGGTTGCGATTAGGCCAAGGTtgtgcagcaatgaaggctgcagCAAGGCTCAATGTTGTGCAGCAATGACGACTGCAACTTAGGGTTTTCAGGCACGGTCAGAGACTCCTAAagatcaggagctctgataccatatcaaGTTTAGAAggaataatattttcttctatttaaaTTATGAGGTCATTAGACCTATATATACATGAGAGCTTGCTAGTTATTTTAGGAAATATGGACAACTAATTCTAGAGAAACAAATCCCTATGATTGTGGGATTGTTTCTAAATACATAatcctaatattaatagtaagaTACAG is part of the Phaseolus vulgaris cultivar G19833 unplaced genomic scaffold, P. vulgaris v2.0 scaffold_235, whole genome shotgun sequence genome and harbors:
- the LOC137817587 gene encoding uncharacterized protein — protein: MAEITEIVNPIGDRFQTAGELQNVHSAYRLNGKNYLKWSQLIRTILKGKGKVSHLTDMAPDEQDAKFKSWDEEDSMIMAWLWNSMVPEISDTCMFLKSAKEIWEAVEQTYSKAKDAAQIYDVKVKTVAAKQGNKSVTEYANQLKSLWMELDHYRVIKAKCSEDSAILKEYIEQDRVYDFLVGLNPEYDQVRIQILGKEKVPGLNEVVAIIRSEESRRGLMLETPTTESSAMKAEGGTAMLTNQKKSRFSNIEKKQEEVWCTYCNKPRHTREKCWKLHGKPPSREWGQKGGPPKREGQRQAHIVNGQGEESVQLNHEEIERVRSFLSKLEKPSGQKLREDDWTC